One segment of Choloepus didactylus isolate mChoDid1 chromosome 15, mChoDid1.pri, whole genome shotgun sequence DNA contains the following:
- the AVPI1 gene encoding arginine vasopressin-induced protein 1: protein MGTPASVVSEPPSWQAPTVARGRKQASANIFQDAELLQIQALFQSSGDQLAEERAQIIWKCAGDHRVAEALRRLRRKRPPRQKPLGHVLHHCGGLKIPEPYSQLASPESSTTETTTSEQHLNSRRTSARIRQNWRKSGPTSYLHQIRH, encoded by the exons ATGGGCACCCCAGCCTCGGTGGTGAGTGAGCCGCCCTCCTGGCAGGCCCCAACTGTGGCCCGGGGCCGCAAACAGGCCTCAGCCAACATCTTTCAGGATGCTGAGCTCCTGCAGATCCAGGCCCTGTTTCAAAGCAGTGGGGACCAGCTGGCTGAGGAACGGGCACAGATCATCTGGAAGTGTGCAGGGGACCACCGGGTGGCGGAAGCCTTGAGGAGGCTGCGTAGGAAGAGGCCCCCAAGGCAGAAACCCCTGGGCCATGTGCTCCACCACTGCGGCGGGCTCAA AATCCCAGAGCCCTACTCTCAACTGGCCAGCCCAGAGAGCAGTACCACGGAGACAACTACCAGTGAGCAGCATTTGAATTCTAGGAGGACAAGTGCCAGGATCCGCCAGAACTGgaggaagtcaggtcccacaagCTATCTCCATCAGATTAGACACTGA